One window of the Staphylococcus equorum genome contains the following:
- a CDS encoding ParB/RepB/Spo0J family partition protein — MTIENSKDHRLQLEEDAQIQQVKVTTIKANPYQPRKTFDEERLNDLAKSIKLHGILQPIVLRKTITGYHIVVGERRYRAAKIAGLAEVPAIVKALSDEDMMELAIIENLQREDLNVIEEAESYRQLMDDLKLTQQEVAERLSKSRPYIANMLRLLQLPKDVSNMIREGTLSGAHGRTLLIVKDAQKMRQIAKQVSRESWSVRYLEQYVNENYNEKSTKKKTQEVATKPKFIQQQERQLKEQYGSSVSISTHNKKGHITFEFKSEAEFKRLIHQLNEKYNNE; from the coding sequence ATGACAATCGAAAATTCAAAAGATCATAGATTGCAATTAGAGGAAGATGCTCAAATTCAACAAGTTAAAGTCACGACTATTAAAGCAAACCCTTATCAACCACGTAAAACATTTGATGAAGAACGTTTAAATGACTTAGCAAAATCGATTAAACTTCACGGCATTTTACAACCTATCGTATTAAGAAAGACTATTACAGGTTATCACATTGTAGTAGGTGAACGACGTTACCGAGCGGCAAAAATAGCAGGGTTAGCAGAAGTGCCTGCAATTGTTAAAGCATTATCTGATGAAGATATGATGGAACTTGCCATTATTGAAAACTTACAACGCGAAGATCTCAATGTTATTGAAGAAGCAGAAAGCTATCGTCAATTAATGGATGATTTAAAGCTAACACAACAAGAAGTTGCAGAGCGTTTAAGTAAATCTAGACCTTATATTGCGAACATGCTACGTTTGTTACAATTACCTAAAGACGTATCGAATATGATCAGAGAAGGTACATTATCAGGTGCTCATGGGCGTACCTTATTAATTGTAAAAGACGCACAAAAAATGCGTCAAATCGCCAAGCAAGTCTCCCGGGAGTCTTGGAGTGTTCGTTATTTAGAACAATACGTAAATGAAAATTATAATGAAAAAAGTACAAAGAAAAAAACACAAGAAGTAGCTACGAAACCTAAGTTTATTCAACAACAAGAAAGACAACTTAAAGAACAATATGGTTCAAGCGTTTCTATTTCTACACATAATAAAAAAGGACACATCACTTTTGAATTTAAATCAGAAGCTGAATTTAAAAGGCTAATCCATCAATTAAATGAGAAATATAATAATGAATAA